From the Nitrospinota bacterium genome, the window ACCAACGTCCGCCAAGGCCCCGTTTATACTTGGCGCAAACGCACAGGGACAGCTTGTCACGGGGCTCAACGCCGATATGCTCGACGGGCAGCATTCATCGGCCTTCGCCACGTCCGGCCATGACCACACCGGAACATACGAGCCCGCCAACGCCAACATCCAAAGCCACATTTCTTCCACCTCAAATCCCCACTCGGTCTCGGCGGCGCAGGTTGGAAACGCCACCGCCCAGTGGAACGCGGACAAAATACGGGGAGCCGCAGTGTCATCAACGGCGCCTTCCGACGGGCAGGTCTTAAAATACGTGGCCGCCAATTCCCAGTATGAGCCTTCAACTTCCGGCGGTTCTTCACAGGCCGCCACCGGCGGCGGACTCGGCGGTCTTGTTATCAGGTCGAACGCCGCCAATCCTGCATATCAGATGGATATTTCCGCCGATTTCGCCGACTTGTGGGACGGAACGCAATGGAAAAGTTTCCGCGCAATATCGCTGACCGCCGACATCACCGTCGCCGGGGCCAATGGCCGGGACGCCGGAAGCGAGGCGTCAAGCACTTGGTATTACATCTGGCTCATCGGAAAAACGGATGGAACGGTGGCCGGGCTTTTCTCCACTTCATCCACAGCGCCCACCATGCCGTCCGGCTATACATATAAACGATGCGTGGGCGCGATATATAACGACGCTTCCAGCAACTTCTGGCGCATATTGCAGATTCATGACCGCGTCTATACAACCCATGATTTCCCGTCTGGACTATATCTGTCGTCGGGAGGTTCCACCACTTACGCCTTGGTGACGCCTAATGTCCCTGTCATAGCGCTTGAAGCGTGCATCATCGCCGGAACATCCACCGCAGGGTCATATGTTTATTTTTCCGTTGATGGCGTGAACGGTTATTGCGCCCCCTACGGCGGCGGCCCCGTGTATATGTTGTCCGCTCCCTTTGTGATTCCACTTACGTCCGCGCAAAAGCATTACTACAAAGTGTCCACAGGCTCATGCAACATGTACCTCGTCGGTTGGAGAATTAAAATATGAGAGCGAGAATAGACACGTTGACAGGAAACATCCTCTCCATGGGGGAGGACAAATATCCGTCCGATCCCGCCTCTGTCATCACCCTTGACGCGCCTGGCGACATGTGCGATTACCTCCCCATCGAGGATCACATTTACGATGCCGTGGCGGCGATCATCCGCCCGCGCAACCCCGCCGAGGCTTTGTCCGCCGCTGACTTGCTCGCGCTTTACGGTATAGGCGCATGACCACGGACGACATAAGACGCCTCTACGACAAGATAGACTCGCTCAAGGACGAGGTCGGCGAGATCAACGAACGCAACGCCATGATCCTGGCGAAGCTCCAGATGTACGAGGGGCGCCACATGAAGCTGGAATCCCAGGTGGACACGATTGACCGGCTCCACAGCGATATGGGATGGAAAATATCCGCCGCGATAGCCACGGGATTGGGAAGCCTTGCCACCGCCGCCGCGACCGCCTTTTTAAAGTACGGAGATAAATGACAATGAACGAAGCCGGCTTCAACCTCATCAAGCGCTTCGAGGGATTCCGCGCATCACGCTATCTATGCCCGGCCGGCAAACCGACAATCGGCTACGGCCACGTGATCCTTCCCGGCGAACATTTCGACGCGCAGATAACGGAGGGGTATGCGGACATGCTTTTGCGCAACGATGTCCGTATCATCGAAAACCTCGTTTTGACGATGATCGGCGGGGCGAATTACCGCCAGCTTTCCGCGCTCGTCTGCTTTGCGTACAACGTGGGGACGGCCAACCTGTTCAATTCCACGTTGCTCAGGCTGTTCAACGCTGGTGACGCCGCGGGAGCGGCGCATCAGTTTTTAAGATGGACAAAAGTCACCGATCCCTCCACCGGGGAGAAAAAGGAGCTGCCCGGCCTTGTGGCCAGGCGGCAGGCTGAAAAAGAACTATTTGAAAAGGAGACATGGACATGAAACGAAAACCGGCTTCTCACCACCCCGTAGGGGCGGGTTTGAAACCCGCCCTCCTCGCCATGGCGGGGGCGTCGCTTTTAATGGCTTCCTGTGGCGCCACGGCGGATTCTTTCCGCGTCGGCTCAGACAGGCCGGAGATCGAAATAACCCACACCGTAAAGGTGCGCGGGGTGAAGGCGGACCGCGGGCTGGAGTCCGTGCTGGCCGAGACCGCGAAAGTGGAAGGGGCGAAAAATGGACGCTAAAAATAATACCGCTTCCCCTTTGCCGCCTGACCGC encodes:
- a CDS encoding lysozyme, yielding MTMNEAGFNLIKRFEGFRASRYLCPAGKPTIGYGHVILPGEHFDAQITEGYADMLLRNDVRIIENLVLTMIGGANYRQLSALVCFAYNVGTANLFNSTLLRLFNAGDAAGAAHQFLRWTKVTDPSTGEKKELPGLVARRQAEKELFEKETWT